CCACAATCTCCAACTCGCTTACTGCACCAACATCCATCGCGGTGAAAACTGGGCGCAGACGTTTGAGTCGCTGCGAACGCACACGTTGGCGGTGCGGGATGCAGTGGCGGCGGGCGAGTCGTTTGCCATTGGGCTGCGGCTCAGTGAAGTGGCGGCGCGGGAATTGAGCGGTCCGGCCACACTGGAACGTTTCCAGCAATGGCTGGCGGATGAAAATTGTTACGTGTTTACGATCAACGGTTTTCCCTTTGGCAATTTCCACGGCACGCGGGTGAAGGAGCAGGTTTATGTTCCCGACTGGACCGACCCTGCGCGACTCGAATATACGAACCGGCTTTTTGATTTGATTGCCGCGCTCGTGCCCGACGGCATGGAAGGGAGCGTGAGCACCTTGCCGGGGTCGTTCAAAGAATTCATCACCGAGCCCGCGCAGGAACAAGCCATCCGCGACAATCTTTGGGAATGCGTGGAACACATCGCGAGTTTAAGCGAGCGCACCGGTAAAGCGCTGCACCTCGGTTTGGAGCCGGAGCCGCTCGGCTATTTTGAAACCAGCGCGGAGACGATTGCCTTCTTCGAGCAATTGCGCGCGGAGCATCCTGATGATGCACGGCTCGAAGCGCATCTCGGCGTCAACTACGACACCTGCCATCTCGCCGTGGAATACGAGGAAGCTGCTGACGCACTCGGCGCATTCCGCGCGGCTGGCATTCGCATTAGTAAACTGCATCTCAGCGCCGCGCTGAAAGTCACGCCCGATTCCGACACGCGTGCACGGCTGAAGCCATTTGAGGAGGATGTTTATTTGCATCAAGTGATCGAGCGGATGCCGGACGGCACTCTCACGCGCCATCGTGATTTGGATGTGGCATTAGCGGCGGAAACCCAAGCTGACGAGTGGCGCATTCATTTTCACATTCCGCTGCACTGTCCCGATGGGGAATGGTTTGCCAGCACACGAAATCACATCGATGACGTGCTCGATGCATTGCAAGCCGATCCGAGCCTTTGTTCGCATTTGGAAATGGAAACTTACACGTGGGAAGTGTTACCCGCCGAAATGAAAAACCTTACCGTCGTCGAGCAACTCGTCCACGAATACGACTGGACGCTCGCCCAATTGCGCGCGCGGAACCTCGGATGAAAATGCTGCGCGCATTATTGGTGCTCGGTCGCGTGAGCAATCTGCCCACCATTTGGAGTAACTGCCTTTGTGGTTGGCTGATCGGTGTGGGGCTCAGTGATTCGTTTCGGATGGATTGGGCAATGTTCGTCTGGCTCGCCAGCGGGGCCACCGCGATGTATCTCGGCGGGATGGTGCTTAACGACGCTTGCGACGTGGCCTTCGATCGCGAGCATCGCCCCGAGCGGCCCATTCCCAGCGGTGCGATTACGGAAAAATCGGTTTGGTATTTGGGCATTGGATTATTGGCGGCGGGCACGGGGTTGCTCGCCATTCCCGGCGGGGCCACGGCATTGTTGGCGCTGGCGTTATTCAACTGCATTTTGCTTTATAATTTCATCCACAAACAAACTGAATGGTCGCCCGGGCTCATCGCGGCGTGTCGATTGTTGCTCATCGTGTTGGCGGCGTGTTTTGCATTTGGAACCACTGGGAATGAAGCCACTTTCTTTGCGCATATCCAAAGCGGCGCGGCGGTGTGGACGGCGTTGGTTTTGTTTGCGTACGTCACCGGCTTGAGCTGTTTGGCAAAGGTGGAAAGTGCGGAAGGACCGGTGCGATATTGGCCGTGCGCGTTGCTGGCGTTGCCGGTGGGTTTGGCGTTAATGGTGAACGTGGGTGACTCGCGAAAAGATGCGCTGTTGGTGGGAGCCATTTTGGTGCTGTGGGTGGTTCGTAGTTTACGATCCACCTTTTGGGCCAAACAACGCAACATCGGCCGCACGGTGGGCGGATTGCTCGCGGGGATTGTGCTGGTTGACCTTCTCGCCGTGGCGCAAGCGCCCACGGAAATTGCCGCGGTTTTTTTAGGCTTGTTCGTGCTGGCGCTGGCGGCGCAAAAATGGGTACCGGCGACTTAGTTTTCCGATGAATGCAGCGTTCGACCTTTGAAGGTGAGTTCGGCGATGCCGGATTTGTCGAGGTGGCCCAAGCCCATCGCGGTCATTTTTTCGTATTGCTTGTAGGCGGCTTTGGCGAGGGGGAGTTTTAGTTTTTCTTCATCGGCAAGTTTGAGGGCGATGCCGCTGTCTTTGGCGGCGTGCGCGGCGCTGAAGTAGCATTCGTGATCTTTGATGACCATATCTTCACCATCGGTTTCCAGCACGCGACTGTTAGCGCCGGTTTGGCTGAAGACTTCGCGGACCACGTCGAGGTCGAGGTTCATCGAATGGGCAAGGCCGAGGCCTTCGGCGAGGCCGGCGGTGTTGATGTTCATTACCATATTGAGCAACGCCTTAAGCTTGGCGGCGGCACCGGCGGGGCCGATGTATTTGTTGGTGATGGACAGGGCATTGAGCACGGGTTCGGCGCGGGTGAACGCTTCCTCGGCACCGGCGCACATTAAATAAAGCGTGCCGTTGCGGGCTTGGGTGATGGAGCTGGCCATACAGGCTTCAAGGGTTTGGGCTTCGTGTTTGGCGGCCCATTCTTCGACTTTGATGTGGGTGGCGGGGCTGATGGTGGCGCAGTTAATAAAGAGGCGGCCATTGGAACGGGCGAGCAGGGAGCCGCTGCTGTTGAAAATACTTTTCATCGCCTTGTCGTCGGTCACCACGGTGATGATGATGTCGGAGTATTTGGTGACTTCCGGTAGTTTGGTGCAATGCCGTGCGCCGATT
This genomic interval from Limisphaerales bacterium contains the following:
- a CDS encoding NAD(P)-dependent oxidoreductase produces the protein MSEKIGFVGVGRMGANMARRLKEQNFNVTAVFDANTPVAQSLAEEIGARHCTKLPEVTKYSDIIITVVTDDKAMKSIFNSSGSLLARSNGRLFINCATISPATHIKVEEWAAKHEAQTLEACMASSITQARNGTLYLMCAGAEEAFTRAEPVLNALSITNKYIGPAGAAAKLKALLNMVMNINTAGLAEGLGLAHSMNLDLDVVREVFSQTGANSRVLETDGEDMVIKDHECYFSAAHAAKDSGIALKLADEEKLKLPLAKAAYKQYEKMTAMGLGHLDKSGIAELTFKGRTLHSSEN
- the eboE gene encoding metabolite traffic protein EboE, yielding MRLNHNLQLAYCTNIHRGENWAQTFESLRTHTLAVRDAVAAGESFAIGLRLSEVAARELSGPATLERFQQWLADENCYVFTINGFPFGNFHGTRVKEQVYVPDWTDPARLEYTNRLFDLIAALVPDGMEGSVSTLPGSFKEFITEPAQEQAIRDNLWECVEHIASLSERTGKALHLGLEPEPLGYFETSAETIAFFEQLRAEHPDDARLEAHLGVNYDTCHLAVEYEEAADALGAFRAAGIRISKLHLSAALKVTPDSDTRARLKPFEEDVYLHQVIERMPDGTLTRHRDLDVALAAETQADEWRIHFHIPLHCPDGEWFASTRNHIDDVLDALQADPSLCSHLEMETYTWEVLPAEMKNLTVVEQLVHEYDWTLAQLRARNLG
- a CDS encoding UbiA family prenyltransferase gives rise to the protein MKMLRALLVLGRVSNLPTIWSNCLCGWLIGVGLSDSFRMDWAMFVWLASGATAMYLGGMVLNDACDVAFDREHRPERPIPSGAITEKSVWYLGIGLLAAGTGLLAIPGGATALLALALFNCILLYNFIHKQTEWSPGLIAACRLLLIVLAACFAFGTTGNEATFFAHIQSGAAVWTALVLFAYVTGLSCLAKVESAEGPVRYWPCALLALPVGLALMVNVGDSRKDALLVGAILVLWVVRSLRSTFWAKQRNIGRTVGGLLAGIVLVDLLAVAQAPTEIAAVFLGLFVLALAAQKWVPAT